Sequence from the Candidatus Poseidoniia archaeon genome:
TCGAGCACGGCGGGTGGCTCCATCTCGACCAGTTCCAGCGCTGCACCCAGCGCCGCGGCGACCGGCGGCTGCTCGCCGCGGCGCGACGCCAGCCCGGAACGGGTCAGCAGCGCGCGGCCGTCATGGACCACCGCATGGTCCTCGACAAAGATGCAGTCTGGATATTCATCGTCGGCCGCCAGTTCGGTGACGGTAACGCCGAAGCCACGCAGCGCAGCGACGTACGCGGCGTGCTGCCGTCGCGCTTCCGCCACGTCGGTCGGGCCGCTGCCGAAATAGTGCGCAGTCGCCTGCTCGAAGGAGTCGGGAACCCCGCGGACGATAGCGCGCGCCATGCTTGGGGAGCGCGCCATGGCTTTAGTCTAGCGCCCCCGCCAGCAATGGCAGCAGCACTGTCGCGTCGCCCTCGACCGTGACGCGTCGCGCCTCTGGCTTCACCTTGCCCCACGAGACCGCTTCGCGGACGCGCGCGCCGGAGAGCGAGCCGTCCCACTCGGGGGCGGTGGTAATTTGCACGGCATAGTCGAGTCCGTCGCGGAACTGGTTCCACCAGATGACGTGGTGCTTCGAAATGCCGCCGCCAATCATCAGCGCGCCCGTGGCGGGCGCGTCGTGAACGATGTCTGAAAGCGCGTGCTCGTCCGCTAGCGTGTCGGGGGTGAAGTCGCGCTGCGACTGCCAGAACTGCCACAGTTGCGAACCGACCGCACCATCGCTGAAGCCGGGGACGAAGACCGGCACGCCGCGTGCCGCGCAGGCGGCCAGAAGCGACTCGCCCCCCCTCTCTTCCTGCGCCAGCCGCTCGCCCATTTCACGCCAGATTTCCCATGGTGTCCACCGTTTCTGTTTTTTATACAGGTCGTCGAGAAATGGTTGCATCCATTTCTCGATGGGAATTCCGTAAGAATCGTCAGGCACCAGCACGTTCCCGAGCCGGTTGACGCCGCGCTCACGGAG
This genomic interval carries:
- a CDS encoding deoxyhypusine synthase, whose translation is MPEKPIRDFTASPETTLAELLERFGATGGFTAAKLATAAGIMRRMHDADCTVFLSFPADIMATGTRGVLRQLVADGFADVVVTTCGTLDHDIARTRADYYHGDFALDDAALRERGVNRLGNVLVPDDSYGIPIEKWMQPFLDDLYKKQKRWTPWEIWREMGERLAQEERGGESLLAACAARGVPVFVPGFSDGAVGSQLWQFWQSQRDFTPDTLADEHALSDIVHDAPATGALMIGGGISKHHVIWWNQFRDGLDYAVQITTAPEWDGSLSGARVREAVSWGKVKPEARRVTVEGDATVLLPLLAGALD